In the genome of Persephonella sp. KM09-Lau-8, one region contains:
- the serS gene encoding serine--tRNA ligase, translated as MLDIKLIRTNPEQVKERLATRDKVYAKMIDELLDIDEERRSIIKEVEQLKAEKNKLSKEIGQLFREGKKEEAEKAKEEVHAKNKKIEQLEKELKEIESRFNRLLLSIPNIPHPTVPVGEDEEDNVEVRRWGEPRKFDFEPVPHWEIGEKLGILDFERGAKLSGSRFTVMYDKAARLERALINFMLDLHTKEHGYTEVWSPVLVKPEILTGTGQLPKFEEDLYKICDEDLYLLPTAEVSLTNLHANEILKEEDLPKYYTAYTPCFRREAGSHGKDVRGILRQHQFDKVELVKIVKPEDSYLELEKLVNEAEKVLQLLELPYRVVELCTGDLGFSAAKTYDIEVWIPSQNRYREISSCSNTEDFQARRAKIRYKDKEGKNQFVHTLNGSGLAVGRTLLAIMENYQTKDGDFEIPEVLKKYM; from the coding sequence ATGCTGGACATAAAGCTTATCAGAACAAATCCTGAACAGGTAAAAGAAAGACTTGCCACAAGGGATAAAGTTTATGCAAAAATGATTGATGAGCTTCTTGATATTGATGAGGAAAGAAGAAGCATAATAAAAGAAGTAGAACAATTAAAAGCAGAGAAAAATAAGCTTTCAAAGGAAATAGGTCAGTTATTTAGGGAAGGTAAAAAAGAAGAAGCCGAGAAAGCAAAAGAAGAAGTCCATGCAAAAAATAAAAAGATAGAGCAGCTGGAAAAAGAGTTAAAAGAAATAGAAAGCAGGTTCAACAGACTACTGCTTAGTATTCCTAATATTCCCCATCCTACTGTTCCTGTCGGTGAAGATGAAGAGGATAATGTTGAAGTTCGCAGATGGGGCGAGCCACGAAAATTTGATTTTGAGCCTGTTCCCCATTGGGAGATAGGAGAAAAGTTAGGAATTCTGGATTTTGAAAGGGGTGCAAAGCTTTCAGGCTCCAGATTTACAGTTATGTATGATAAGGCTGCCAGATTAGAAAGAGCCTTAATAAACTTTATGCTTGACCTTCATACAAAAGAGCACGGCTACACAGAAGTATGGTCTCCAGTTCTGGTAAAACCTGAGATACTCACAGGAACAGGTCAGCTTCCAAAATTTGAGGAAGATTTATATAAGATATGTGATGAAGATTTATATCTCTTGCCAACAGCAGAGGTTTCCCTTACAAACCTTCATGCAAATGAGATATTGAAGGAAGAAGATTTACCTAAGTATTACACAGCCTATACCCCTTGTTTCCGAAGAGAAGCAGGCTCACACGGTAAAGATGTAAGGGGTATTCTCAGACAGCACCAGTTTGATAAGGTTGAGCTGGTAAAAATAGTCAAACCGGAGGATTCATATCTTGAATTGGAAAAGCTTGTTAATGAGGCAGAAAAGGTATTGCAATTGTTGGAACTTCCTTACAGAGTTGTTGAGCTTTGCACAGGAGATTTAGGATTTTCAGCTGCTAAAACATACGATATAGAAGTCTGGATACCTTCCCAGAATAGATACAGGGAAATATCATCCTGTTCAAATACAGAGGATTTTCAGGCCAGAAGAGCAAAAATCAGATATAAAGATAAAGAGGGTAAAAATCAGTTTGTCCATACATTAAACGGCTCAGGCCTTGCCGTCGGTAGAACACTCCTTGCCATAATGGAAAATTATCAGACTAAGGACGGAGATTTTGAAATACCTGAAGTGCTGAAAAAATATATGTAG
- a CDS encoding tetratricopeptide repeat protein, translating into MASVDVIQLIEKAKLAYNSENYEMAQVYLDDALLQAPDMPEVHFWRGKVATTDLNDEVIETAIGDFTQAIELKPDYWEAYFERGKVYLYFDRLDEAEEDFLKVAQLNPNFKEVYSYLAQIEIQRGNDQKAMEYLNKVTTGGDYKYYYNLGKIFLNAKSYEAAIENLTKALEDNKYLVDGYYLRSKAYEAIGKYDEAIEDLKKAATLTPEEKKYFTDMAKIYFKKAMKAADEGDIRTAADYFIEGLKINYHLKIDPKYEKVLEDAAKDAMSKGEYQKAIQYLEFAERVVDNRCVDEQLPFEECIQLKNNVQSLMKEAEKGLPLKERILKKLNDIYAK; encoded by the coding sequence ATGGCATCTGTAGATGTTATTCAGCTTATTGAAAAGGCTAAACTGGCCTATAACAGTGAAAATTATGAAATGGCTCAGGTTTATCTGGATGATGCATTACTGCAAGCACCTGATATGCCTGAAGTTCATTTCTGGAGGGGGAAAGTAGCCACAACCGACCTTAACGATGAAGTAATTGAAACAGCAATTGGAGACTTTACACAGGCTATTGAGTTAAAGCCAGATTACTGGGAGGCCTATTTTGAAAGGGGCAAGGTTTATCTTTATTTTGACAGGCTTGATGAAGCTGAAGAAGATTTTCTAAAAGTAGCCCAGCTTAATCCTAATTTCAAAGAAGTTTATTCATATCTTGCCCAGATAGAGATACAGAGGGGCAATGACCAGAAGGCTATGGAATATCTCAACAAAGTTACAACAGGTGGAGATTACAAGTATTACTATAACCTTGGGAAGATATTCCTGAATGCAAAAAGCTATGAAGCCGCAATTGAGAATCTTACAAAAGCTCTTGAGGACAATAAATATCTGGTAGATGGATATTATTTAAGATCAAAAGCCTATGAAGCTATAGGCAAATACGATGAAGCAATAGAAGACCTGAAAAAAGCGGCCACCCTCACTCCTGAAGAGAAAAAATACTTTACAGATATGGCAAAGATATACTTTAAAAAAGCTATGAAAGCCGCAGATGAAGGAGATATCAGAACTGCTGCAGATTACTTTATAGAAGGCTTAAAAATAAATTATCATCTGAAAATAGACCCTAAATATGAAAAAGTTCTTGAAGATGCTGCCAAAGATGCCATGTCAAAAGGAGAGTATCAAAAGGCCATACAATATCTGGAATTTGCAGAAAGGGTTGTTGACAATAGATGTGTTGATGAACAACTACCGTTTGAAGAATGTATACAACTGAAAAATAATGTTCAGTCTTTGATGAAAGAGGCAGAGAAAGGTCTTCCTCTTAAGGAAAGAATCCTTAAAAAATTAAATGATATTTATGCCAAGTAG